From the Sphingobacteruim zhuxiongii genome, the window GTGGTTTCCCCCATTGGATAATCAGTGGCGGTGTTTGCCCATTTAAGGCTAGAGTTTATTTTAAACCAATCGGTAACCTGAGTGGATACATTGGACATTAAATTATAGCGCTTGAAGAAATCATTTCCAAAAGCATATGTTCCATTTTGCTTGTTATATCCTGCAGAAAGAAAATATTGTGTCTTTTCGCTTCCACCAGAAACGTTAATATTGTGCTTCTGACTAAAAGAATTATTACCCATTAAAATATGCGGCCAATCATTGTTTGCATTACCGTTTCTCCTCCCGGCGAAAACATTATCAATTGGATTGTCTGGATCGTATTCGTATGGAAATGTTCCGTCTAAATACCCTTTTATACGCGCCATTTGCTCATCGTTATAAACAGCAGTCAAGCCTGCATTTGCATTCGCTTGATTGTATGCCGTAGCCCAGGTATAGGAATCGATAAAACTTGGGAGTCTTAATGGCGACGAAGTTGAAAGGTTGTTTGAGTAATCAAATTTTGCTCCCTGCTCCATTTTACCCTTTTTCGTTGTAATTAATACAACGCCAAATGGTGCTCTAGACCCATAGACTGCCGAGGCAGACGCATCTTTCAAAATCGAAATATTCTCAACGGTTTCAGGATCAATTGCATTTAGATCCATCTCGACACCATCAACAAGCACTAAAGGAGCACTTGAACCAGCAATGGATCCAGCCCCGCGTATATTCCAAGAACTACCTGCTCCGGGTTCTCCCCCCCGCATACCCATTCCTATATTTACGTTTGGCGAAGCTCCTTTTATTAAATCTGCCACGTTAGTTGCAGGTCGATCGGCTAATTGCTTACTACTAATGACGTCAACAGACGCAGTTAATTGCCCTTTTCTCTGCGTTCCATAGCCAACGACAACGACTTCATCAAGATCCGTCGCATCGTCCAACAGCGTAACGTTTAAGGTTGTTCGACCATTGATTGCTGTTTTTAATTTTGTGAAACCAACGAATGAAAAGCTGAGGGAATCGTTTAATGAATTTACTTCAAGTCTAAATGCACCTTTGTCATCTGTTTGAGTCTCCCCACTCGAACCGATATTGGCAACACTTACTCCCATCAATGGGATTCCTTGAGTATTTCGAACTGTTCCAGAAACGAAACTCTTACTCTGGGCGCTAGCAGTCACCTCAAATAATATGAGGCAAACCATCAGCATTAAGGTTCTAATTGATATCATAATTGTATTTAATTTGGTTATTGATTCGCAATTAGTTTCAAAGAATTGAAGGATTTCCTTCTGGTTCTTTAAGATTCCGTTAACGTTTACAGTCTATACGACAAGACTAGCTTTTTCACTTTTCAGCACTTATGTTTCTTGTTAAAAAATATTTTTCTAAATGGTATTTAGGGTTATGATTGATGCCAATATAAGCGAAATGTAAATTGCTTACAAGAAATATCTCTAAAATTTTCTATCTTTCAGACTAAATATCAGAATTTCAAATGATTTTACAGGAGTATACCGGTGTACGTTAACGGTAAATGTAACAAAGTAAATCTTTTCCTGATAAACTCTTTCGAAAAAGGACTATATTAGCCCTCAATCGATTAAATTATGCTGCAAAACCAAGCTCTAGAAATCCGCTAGCGCTATGGGAACCTAAAGATAAATACAAATGACACAGAAGAATTATGGATTTGCCATTATTGGAACAGGTGCTATTGCTAACATTCACGCACGGGCAATAGAAGCTATTCCAAATGCTCAACTAATTGCGGTTTATAATAGAACGTTATCAAAAGCTGAAGAGTTTGCTAAAGCAAATCAATGTCTATCCTACAATTCCGTTGAGGAGCTACTGCAAAACCCAAGCATCGATATCATCTGTATCTGCACAGCATCGGGAGCTCATATGGAAATTGCTGAGCAATCCATTATCGCTGGAAAGCACTGCCTCATTGAAAAACCTTTAGAGATAACGCTTGAACGATGTGATCGTATAATCAATATTGCAAAACAAAAGGATATTCAAGTAGGTACCATTTTTCCCACGCGATTCTATCCAAATAGTAAAAAAATCAAAGACAAGATTAACGAAGGAGATTTTGGTGAATTAGTCATCGGTTCTGCATATGTAAAATGGCATCGTAGCGCTGCATATTATCAATCTGCCGCTTGGCGAGGTACTTGGCAGTTGGACGGCGGAGGCGCGCTGATGAATCAGGGAATTCATGCTGTCGATATACTTTTATGGTACATGGGACCAGTAGCACATGTAACTGCAATTACCGCTAATAGAATTCATCAGGAGATTGAAGTGGAGGATACTGTCGTTGCTCAAATCCAATTTAAGAATGGTGCATTAGGAACTATCGAATGTACAACGGCTGCTTATCCAGGCACAGCTAAACGAGTGGAAATCGTTGGAACCAAAGGATCAGCCACTTTAGAAGAAAACAGCTTGACGCTTTGGGATTTCCAAGATGAAAACAAGGATGATTCAAATCAAATCAGTGAATCTATCTCTGGTGGTGTGAGCGATCCAATGGCCATTGGTCATTATGGCCACCAACTACAAATAGAAGATTTTATTGAAGCATTAGAATTAGGTAGAAAACCTTTTATAGATGATATAGAAGGTCGCATGTCCGTAGAGCTTATTTGTGCAATCTACCAAAGTGCAAAAGAAGAAAGACGTATTTATTTATAGTGAAACGCGATCTTTAGCTAGAACAGCACATGAATGCAGAAATAAATATAAATCAACTCATTACATCGCTCCAACAAGGCGATGTAAAAGCATTTGATCAACTTTATTTTCATTTCGCTCCGATTTTATACAACCGTATTTTTAAGATTGTTAAGAATCCAGAAAACGTTGAGGAAATACTTCAAGAGGTTTTTCTTAAAATCTGGAATATACGTGAAAAACTGGAGGTTGAGCGAGGCGTTACGACATTATTGTACCGCATCGCCGACAATCTAGCGATAGATTATTTTAGAAAAGCTTGTCGTGATAAAGCACTACAGGATGAATTATGGGCCTCTTCTGTTGGTTTCTATTTACATACCGATCAAAGCCTTTATGAAAAAGAAAAATCGAAGATTCTCGATGAGGCAATTCAACTTTTATCTCCGAAAAGAAAAGAAATATTGAGGCTCTGCAATATTGAGAATAAGAGTTACAGAGAAGTGGCGACTCTATTGGGTATTTCCGTATCGACCGTAAGTAATCAACTAGTAAGTGCCATGAAAGACATTAAGAATTATATACAATCCAACTATAAGAACGAACTCCTCATACTCGTTCTCAGTTTTTTTATTTAAAAAATAATAAAACTCCAATAGTGTATTCATTGCACTCGTACGTATATAAAGATAATTAAGCAACCAAAACTTAGATTATCTAGATGAAAAATGCGAACGAAGAAAGGATACAAGTCCTTTTGAATCAATACATAGAAGAAAAGCTATCCAAAGAAGAATTTCAGGAAATGTCGGATTTATTAAATCAATGCGACGATGCTACATTCAAAATCTATGTCGCTAAGATGCTTGATCAAAGTAAATCTACTTTGCCGGACGAATTTGTAAGAAACAGAATATCATCAGTACATGCGAAGTTAAAGTCGAGCCTTCTAGTAGAAGAAAAACCTGTTAGAAAAATCAAACCTTTCTGGTATTGGACTGCCGCCGCTTCGATACTTCTCCTCGGCTTCTTTACTTTTCAAAATTCAGAGCAAATAAACAAAACCTATGTGAGCAAGGTTGCTCCACTGACCGATATTGACCCCGGAAATAATAAAGCAAGTATTATCATTGATGGAGAAGAATATGCGTTAAAGGAAGGAGAAAACGGACTCGTCATCAAGGACAATCATATCAATTATGACGATGGAAAAATAGCACTTTCAAATATTCATCCTAACAAAAGCATTAAGATCGTCACTCCATACGGAGGTCAATACAATTTAGTGCTATCTGATGGGACGAAAGTATGGCTCAATGCCGGAAGTGAATTAAGTTATCGATCTGATTACGGTAAAACAAACAGAGAGATCCAATTGACTGGAGAGGCATATTTTGAAGTTCATAAAAATCAAAACCTTCCGTTTATAGTGCATAGTCGCAAGCAAGAAATACGGGTATTGGGAACAGAATTTAATATCAATGCCTATTCTGACGAACAATTAATTAAGACCACACTAAAAGAAGGTTCACTTCGTGTCACTGCGAATCAGAAGCAAACCACCCTGAAGCCGAATCAACAAGCCCAATTTAATGGGAATTCAAATACACTACTAACGAAGGAGGTTGACGCTGAAGCTGCAATCGCTTGGAAAAATGGAATCATTGATCTCCACGGGATGAGCTTAAAAGAATGCATGCGCAATATTAGTCGATGGTACGATGTAGAAATTGTATATCAAAACGAAATTCCAGAAATAGAACTAGGCGGCAGAATGAGTAGAGGATTGAAGTTGTCTACTTTTCAGAAATTCTTGCAGAACAATTTCCAAATAACGACCCAATTAACAAATGACCGACGACTATTAGTCAACTATACAAACTAATCGATAAACCAAATTTATTACCTAAAGAAAGAATAATGAAAACGATACTAAATCCACCGTAACACGGAACAAATACTAGCAAGAAAGGGAGATGTTGACGCATCTCCCCGAAATAATGTCTAGTCAAATCATTGGGAACAATAACCAAACTTAAAACATTATAGATTACAATATTATGAAAAACTATCAAGGATTGAAAAATCCTTATCCAATTCATGTTGTCAATACTTTTCTTTCACGTATTCGATATCAAATTATGATTTTTAAAACCTTATGTGTCTTCCTATTGATCGGAAGTATTCAATTACAGGCAAAATCATTTTCACAACAGCTTTCCTACAAAATGAAAGCTGCAAAAATTGAAAATGCGTTTAAATACATTGAAAATAAAACAGATTATGTTGTTTTATACGACCTCAGGGACGTAAAACACATAAAACCGGTCGATATTAACATCAGCAATGCTAATATTTCGCAATTTTTAAGCGTCTTATTAAAAGGCCTACCCTACAATTTCACCATCGAAGATAAAACGATACTGATCAACAAAGTGAATAAGCCTGTCGTTAAATCGGTAAAATTAGCTGAAGACGTTGCGAATAACATCAACATACAACAAACCCTCCGTGGTCTAGTAAAATCTACTGATGGCACTCCATTAGAAGGCGTTAGTATTATTGATTTAAAAACAAAACAAGGGACAGGAACAACAGCATCTGGCTCATTTGAATTGACGATTAGCTCCTTCCCTACCACTATTCGCTTCTCACAGATCGGATACGCGCCAGTTGAGCGACAAGTGACTTCCGCTAGTGAGCCATTGAATGTAGCCTTACAGGCAGCCGTAAGTGATCTTGATGAAGTAGTCGTAGTCGGATATGGAACCCAGAAAAAAGTAAATCTTACAGGGGCAGTTGCAGTCGTAAAGAGCGAGCAACTTACAAAACAACCCGTAGGCCAAGCATCAACAGCGTTACAGGGAGCTGCTCCAGGACTGACCGTAACACAAGCTTCAGGGCAACCTGGTAGAGATATGGGTAGTTTGCGAATCCGCGGAATTGGTACATTGGGAAACTCAAACCCGCTAGTCCTAATCGATGGAGTTGAAGGAAATATCAATAATGTGAACACCAATGATATTGAAAATATCTCTGTTTTAAAAGATGCGTCTTCTGCGGCAATTTATGGATCTAGAGCAGCAAATGGAGTGATTTTAGTGACAACCAAACGTGCGAAAAACGAAGGCGTCACCGTGGATTACAACAATTATGCTGGCTGGCAGAACCCAACGGAGATGACTAAAATGGTAAATGGGCTTGATCATATGAACTTATTGAACGAGGCGTACACCAATACGGGAAAGAGTCCGATCTTCACCGAGCAAATGATCAAAGATTACGTTGCTGGCATGGAAAGCAATCCAGATCGATTCCCCAATACCGATTGGCAAGGCTTAACAATGAAGGATAACGCCTTCATGCAAAACCATTATATCGCGGCTCAAGGCGGATCAGAAAAAGTTAAAGTTCTAGGTTCTCTTGGTTACTTCGATCAAGGCGGTATCCTAGAAAATACAAAATTTCGCCGTTACAATTTCCGCTTAAATAGTGACCTTCAAATTTCACAAAAACTTAGCGCAGCAATTGATTTCTTCTTCACTAAATCTGAAATGAAAGAGCCTGCTGTAGGAACCAATTCTGTATTCCATTGGATGCGTCGGATCCCAGCTAATCAGGCAGGTATTCTTTCCAATGGCCAATATGGTGAAGGTTGGAATGGCGACAACTCCATCGCCAAAGCACGTGATGGAGGCTTGAATTTAGTAAATCCAATGAACTCGGTTTTCAATATCGATTTGAAATACAAACCTATTGATGGCATGACCGTGAACCTCGTTTATTCTCCGAAATACGAAGTCAGTCATGACAAACAATTCATCAATAGTATCCAAACGTATTACTGGAATGGCGACAAAGCATATTTAAATCCACAAAGAAATAGCTTAACAGAAAGCTATAGCCAGTATTGGTACAATAACCTTCGCGCTGTGGTATCTTATCAAAAAACATTGGCTTCTGACCATAATTTCAATGTAATGGCCGGTTTTCAACAAGAAGATCAAACAGACAACACACTTTCTGGCTATCGTGAGATCTTTTTGATTCCAGAACTGCAGGAGCTGAATGCCGGAAATCAAGAAAACAATCTAGCGAGAGGTACATCTTCACAATGGTCTCTACGTTCTGTTTTTGGACGATTAAATTATGATTTCAAAGGAAAATACTTGTTCGAAGCGAATGCCAGATACGATGGTTCATCACGTTTTGCGGTCGGCAATAAATATTCATTCTTTCCATCATTCTCTGCTGGATGGAGAATCAGTCAAGAGTCATTTATGCAACCCCTAAACGATGTTGTTACTGAAATGAAGTTTCGTGGATCTTGGGGTAAATTGGGTAACCAAAATATTGGTGGCCTTTACTCCTTCGCTTCCTATTTCAATATCGGAGCTAACAATTATGCTTTTGGAGAAAACATCAATACAGGTGCAGCATTGTCAACAATGGCCAACCCTGCATTACGTTGGGAATCTACCGACGTAAGTAATATAGGACTTGATTTAACCCTATGGAGAAACTTAAGCATTACAGCCGATTACTACCATAGAAAGACTTCCGACATTCTCCTTCAACTAGATATCGCGAAAATCTTAGGTTATACTTATCCTCCTTATCAAAACGCAGGTGTTGTTGAAAATAAAGGATGGGATGTTTCGGTAGCTTATAACAATGCTATTGGCGACTTTAAATACAATGTTGCCGTCAATCTTTCAGATGTTAAAAACAAAGTCTTAGATATGCGTGGTGTGATGCGTACCGGACTAACGGTCAATCATGAAGGTCACCCGATTGGTTCTCTTTACGGTTACCAAGCAATTGGCTATTTCACAAGTGCGGAAGATGTTGCAAACTCGCCAAAACAAATTGGAAATATTGCCGCTGGTGATATCAAATACCAAGATCAAAATGGCGATGGAAAGATTGATGCAGCTGATGAAATTATTATGGGAAGTCCGATTCCACGTTATACTTATAGCGCAAACTTAGGCGCTTCCTATCATGGATTCGATATAGCACTATTCTTCCAAGGTGTCGCTAAAGCAGATGGCTATCTATTTGGACAAGGAATTATGCCTTTCTATCAAGGTGGTACTGTACAAGAACAGCATAAAGACCGTTGGACGCCAGAAAACACCAACGCTGCTTTTCCACGCTATGCTTTCAACGAGAATAACAATATCCAAAATTCAACCTTCTGGATGAAAAATGCTGCCTATCTACGTTTGAAGAACATTACGATAGGATACAATGTTCCACTTCAGTCATCAGCATCTATGCCCCTACGTGCGCTTCGCGTGTTTGCTTCCGGACAAAACCTGTTCACGAAAACAAACTTCTGGGAAGGGTATGATCCAGAAGGTCCAATTGGAACCGGTGGATGGTATCCGCAAATGAAAGTCTACAGTTTTGGATTGAGTGCCAAGTTTTAATTAGATTAACCATGAAAAGAAATACACTATCATATACATTAGGCCTGTTATTAAGCCTCTCTTTATATTCCTGTAATGAAGAATATCTAATCAAGAATCCATTAGATAGCCCTTCCAGTGAAACTTTTATATCCAATGAGCAAGAGCTTAACATGGCTGTAACAGGAGCCTACAACGCCCTGTATCAGGCACCAAAAGCGACACCAATGCCTTTTCCACTAACAATTGACTACGCTTCTGACATTGGTTGGGAAAGAAACACCAATGCCTTACAGATTCTAGGTCTAGGGAATGCCGATGCAAACAATGAATTCACTTCAGATTTCTGGAACTTACTTTACATAGGTATTCAACGCTGCAATACCATTCTCGAGAAAGTCGAAAATTTAAATGCTGTTGTTCCTGAGGCAGTGTTAAATCAACGCATTAGTGAAGTAAGATTCTTACGCGCATATTATTATTTCTTTTTGAATGAATTATTCGGTGGAGTGCCTTTGTTAACTAAAAATGTACCGTTAGCAGAGTCCGCAATTCCAAGAGCGACGAAAGAAGAAACGAATAATTTCATCCTCGCAGAATTAGATGCAAGTGTTATTAATCTACCAGAAACGGCAACAGGTAGTAATTTAGGCCGCGCTACGAAAGGAGCAGCTTTAGCTTTAAAATCTAGAGCGGCATTATTTAACAAAAAATATCAGGAGGCTGCTGATGCGGCAAAGGCTGTTATGGAACTAAATCAATATCAGTTACATAATAATTTTGAGCAATTGTTCAAGTATGCTGGCGAATCATCGAAAGAAATTATCTGGGCTATTCAATACAAAAAAGGCTTAGCAACGCACAGTATTTCTTCTCAGTTTTATTCCCGTTTGATGCAGGGCTTTTCAAACAAAATTCCTGTACAATCGCTCATCGACTCCTATGAGTGTACAGACGGATTGAACATTGATAAATCTCCATTATTTGATCCTAAAAAACCGTTCTTAAATCGTGACCCTCGTTTAACGCAAACGGTCGTATTGCCGCAAACCTTATCCTTAGGTGTTATTTTTGAAACACACCCAGATAGTACAATGACTTGGGATTATCGTGACGCAACTCCTAAACGAATAGCCAATACAGATGCAACCAACGCATATGCATCTTTCTCTGGCTATCTATGGCGTAAATATGCAGACCCAATTGATTTTACCGATCGTACAAACTCTGAATTAAATGCCATTTTATTCAGATATGCCGAGGTACTATTAAACTATGTGGAAGCAAAAACTGAACTTAACCAAATTGATAATTCGGTGTATGAAGCAATTAATCAAGTAAGGCAACGCCCATCGGTTGCGATGCCAGCAATTGCAACTGGCAAAAGTCAATCACAAATGCGCTCAATTGTACGTAAAGAAAGAAAATACGAGCTCTCGGCGGAAGGATTACGCCTTTTTGATATTCGTAGATGGAATATTGCGCATCAGGTAATGCCAGGCGATCTTTTGGGACGTATCCGCACAGGTTGGTTAGCAAATGCACCAACAATCGATGAAAACGGAACACCAAACTATGCACAAGTTAGCAATAGAGCAGAAATGCGCGTAATTGAAAAACGTAATTTCAACGCTGAACGCGATTATGTATGGCCAATCCCACGCATTGAGACTGAAGTAAATCCAAATCTAACACAGAATAAAAATTACTAAACCCATACCGATGAAAAAGCTATTAATTATATGCTTTATGGTCTTATCTATTTCCAGTCATAGCATGGCTGGAAATAAGACTGTAGAAGTTGACATTTGTATTTATGGAGGGAGTTCCGCAGGAATTATCGCAGGATACACCGCAACAAAACTAGGTAAGAAAGCACTGGTTATCGAGCCTAGAAATTACATTGGCGGACTAACCACCGGCGGTCTTGGAGCGACAGATATCGGCAATAAATTCGCTATTACTGGTCTAGCACGGGATTTCTATCGCCGTATAGGTGCTGAATATAACAAGTTTGAGCAATGGACGTTTGAACCACATGTGGCTAACAAAGTATTTAACGACTATATCGCTGCAACAAATTTAGAGATTCAAAAAAACTATTTGCTGGAGGAAGTCATCAAACAAGGCAATAAAATCACAGAGATTGTCGTGCGTAAAAATGACCATTCTAATGAAGTATTACGCATTAAAGCAAAGATGTTTATCGATTGTACCTATGAGGGAGACCTAATGGCCAAAGCTGGCGTAAGCTATGCGATAGGGCGTGAAGCAATCGACCAATATGGAGAAAGCCAAAACGGGATACAGCTACAGGAAGTTCATCAATTCCCTGATGGCATAGACCCTTATAAAATTCCTGGAAAACCAGAAAGTGGTCTTCTTTGGGGAATTTCTAACGAAAAACTTGCGCCGCATGGTTCAGGAGACAAGAAAATTCAAGCATATAATTTTCGACTTACTTTAACGCAAGATAAGAATAATCAAATCCCTTTCAGCAAACCTGACAATTACAATCCGGAACATTTTGAGTTGTTACTTAGACAAATAGAAAAAGAAAAATGGACAACCATTTTCAGTAATCTCGATATTGTAAATCTTCCCAATGGAGAGAAAGAATACAGACATACGGGTGGATTCTTAATCAAATATATGCCTAATGGGAAAACGGATTTCAATAATTTTGGCGCGTTCTCAACCGATATGATTGGTGAGAATTACGATTATCCGGACGGCGACTATAAAACGCGAGAAGCTATTTGGAAAAAGCATGAGGATTACACTAAAAGCCTTTTATATTTCTTAAGTCACGATCCTAGAGTACCGACACACATTCGTGCAGAAATGAAATCTTGGGGTTTTTGTAAGGACGAATTCCCTGAAACCAACGGCTTCTCAAACCAACTGTATGTGCGTGAAGCTCGTCGTATGATCGGTCGCAAAGTCATGACTCAAAAACACTGTGAAGGCGATGAACTGATTGATGATCCAATCGGTATGGCCGCTTATCAAATGGACTCACACAATATTC encodes:
- a CDS encoding Gfo/Idh/MocA family protein: MTQKNYGFAIIGTGAIANIHARAIEAIPNAQLIAVYNRTLSKAEEFAKANQCLSYNSVEELLQNPSIDIICICTASGAHMEIAEQSIIAGKHCLIEKPLEITLERCDRIINIAKQKDIQVGTIFPTRFYPNSKKIKDKINEGDFGELVIGSAYVKWHRSAAYYQSAAWRGTWQLDGGGALMNQGIHAVDILLWYMGPVAHVTAITANRIHQEIEVEDTVVAQIQFKNGALGTIECTTAAYPGTAKRVEIVGTKGSATLEENSLTLWDFQDENKDDSNQISESISGGVSDPMAIGHYGHQLQIEDFIEALELGRKPFIDDIEGRMSVELICAIYQSAKEERRIYL
- a CDS encoding RNA polymerase sigma factor codes for the protein MNAEININQLITSLQQGDVKAFDQLYFHFAPILYNRIFKIVKNPENVEEILQEVFLKIWNIREKLEVERGVTTLLYRIADNLAIDYFRKACRDKALQDELWASSVGFYLHTDQSLYEKEKSKILDEAIQLLSPKRKEILRLCNIENKSYREVATLLGISVSTVSNQLVSAMKDIKNYIQSNYKNELLILVLSFFI
- a CDS encoding FecR family protein, whose translation is MKNANEERIQVLLNQYIEEKLSKEEFQEMSDLLNQCDDATFKIYVAKMLDQSKSTLPDEFVRNRISSVHAKLKSSLLVEEKPVRKIKPFWYWTAAASILLLGFFTFQNSEQINKTYVSKVAPLTDIDPGNNKASIIIDGEEYALKEGENGLVIKDNHINYDDGKIALSNIHPNKSIKIVTPYGGQYNLVLSDGTKVWLNAGSELSYRSDYGKTNREIQLTGEAYFEVHKNQNLPFIVHSRKQEIRVLGTEFNINAYSDEQLIKTTLKEGSLRVTANQKQTTLKPNQQAQFNGNSNTLLTKEVDAEAAIAWKNGIIDLHGMSLKECMRNISRWYDVEIVYQNEIPEIELGGRMSRGLKLSTFQKFLQNNFQITTQLTNDRRLLVNYTN
- a CDS encoding TonB-dependent receptor, producing the protein MKNYQGLKNPYPIHVVNTFLSRIRYQIMIFKTLCVFLLIGSIQLQAKSFSQQLSYKMKAAKIENAFKYIENKTDYVVLYDLRDVKHIKPVDINISNANISQFLSVLLKGLPYNFTIEDKTILINKVNKPVVKSVKLAEDVANNINIQQTLRGLVKSTDGTPLEGVSIIDLKTKQGTGTTASGSFELTISSFPTTIRFSQIGYAPVERQVTSASEPLNVALQAAVSDLDEVVVVGYGTQKKVNLTGAVAVVKSEQLTKQPVGQASTALQGAAPGLTVTQASGQPGRDMGSLRIRGIGTLGNSNPLVLIDGVEGNINNVNTNDIENISVLKDASSAAIYGSRAANGVILVTTKRAKNEGVTVDYNNYAGWQNPTEMTKMVNGLDHMNLLNEAYTNTGKSPIFTEQMIKDYVAGMESNPDRFPNTDWQGLTMKDNAFMQNHYIAAQGGSEKVKVLGSLGYFDQGGILENTKFRRYNFRLNSDLQISQKLSAAIDFFFTKSEMKEPAVGTNSVFHWMRRIPANQAGILSNGQYGEGWNGDNSIAKARDGGLNLVNPMNSVFNIDLKYKPIDGMTVNLVYSPKYEVSHDKQFINSIQTYYWNGDKAYLNPQRNSLTESYSQYWYNNLRAVVSYQKTLASDHNFNVMAGFQQEDQTDNTLSGYREIFLIPELQELNAGNQENNLARGTSSQWSLRSVFGRLNYDFKGKYLFEANARYDGSSRFAVGNKYSFFPSFSAGWRISQESFMQPLNDVVTEMKFRGSWGKLGNQNIGGLYSFASYFNIGANNYAFGENINTGAALSTMANPALRWESTDVSNIGLDLTLWRNLSITADYYHRKTSDILLQLDIAKILGYTYPPYQNAGVVENKGWDVSVAYNNAIGDFKYNVAVNLSDVKNKVLDMRGVMRTGLTVNHEGHPIGSLYGYQAIGYFTSAEDVANSPKQIGNIAAGDIKYQDQNGDGKIDAADEIIMGSPIPRYTYSANLGASYHGFDIALFFQGVAKADGYLFGQGIMPFYQGGTVQEQHKDRWTPENTNAAFPRYAFNENNNIQNSTFWMKNAAYLRLKNITIGYNVPLQSSASMPLRALRVFASGQNLFTKTNFWEGYDPEGPIGTGGWYPQMKVYSFGLSAKF
- a CDS encoding RagB/SusD family nutrient uptake outer membrane protein, which produces MKRNTLSYTLGLLLSLSLYSCNEEYLIKNPLDSPSSETFISNEQELNMAVTGAYNALYQAPKATPMPFPLTIDYASDIGWERNTNALQILGLGNADANNEFTSDFWNLLYIGIQRCNTILEKVENLNAVVPEAVLNQRISEVRFLRAYYYFFLNELFGGVPLLTKNVPLAESAIPRATKEETNNFILAELDASVINLPETATGSNLGRATKGAALALKSRAALFNKKYQEAADAAKAVMELNQYQLHNNFEQLFKYAGESSKEIIWAIQYKKGLATHSISSQFYSRLMQGFSNKIPVQSLIDSYECTDGLNIDKSPLFDPKKPFLNRDPRLTQTVVLPQTLSLGVIFETHPDSTMTWDYRDATPKRIANTDATNAYASFSGYLWRKYADPIDFTDRTNSELNAILFRYAEVLLNYVEAKTELNQIDNSVYEAINQVRQRPSVAMPAIATGKSQSQMRSIVRKERKYELSAEGLRLFDIRRWNIAHQVMPGDLLGRIRTGWLANAPTIDENGTPNYAQVSNRAEMRVIEKRNFNAERDYVWPIPRIETEVNPNLTQNKNY
- a CDS encoding FAD-dependent oxidoreductase; amino-acid sequence: MKKLLIICFMVLSISSHSMAGNKTVEVDICIYGGSSAGIIAGYTATKLGKKALVIEPRNYIGGLTTGGLGATDIGNKFAITGLARDFYRRIGAEYNKFEQWTFEPHVANKVFNDYIAATNLEIQKNYLLEEVIKQGNKITEIVVRKNDHSNEVLRIKAKMFIDCTYEGDLMAKAGVSYAIGREAIDQYGESQNGIQLQEVHQFPDGIDPYKIPGKPESGLLWGISNEKLAPHGSGDKKIQAYNFRLTLTQDKNNQIPFSKPDNYNPEHFELLLRQIEKEKWTTIFSNLDIVNLPNGEKEYRHTGGFLIKYMPNGKTDFNNFGAFSTDMIGENYDYPDGDYKTREAIWKKHEDYTKSLLYFLSHDPRVPTHIRAEMKSWGFCKDEFPETNGFSNQLYVREARRMIGRKVMTQKHCEGDELIDDPIGMAAYQMDSHNIQRLVVNGMVKNEGDVQKPVPAPYPISYQAITPKIEECSNLLVPVCMSSSHIAFGSIRMEPVFMVLAQSAATAATQAINNKQNIQDIDVNQLINKLKTDPLADGSKAEVLIDNLDKENVTVNGNWNLIRGGYVRDKYVSDRQDKNASVSFKANITESSKYRIYFYIADDKELADQFTFDIFDGKSNQKVTINKSDIKRIGLTSGEWVDLGEYQINKNVKSQVKVKAEQQTGRVIADAVIWKKVK